The DNA sequence ACTTTTCAGTGACACAatggggagtgtttaagtaaatccataatatttgtctggcccaaactctaggttacttgacctagttgtaatagggttttgaattagagatattctcggaggtattcatagatatccaattaattgtacgattatcttccttgtacaactctgattttatgtcttgtaatcctctatataaagagacccctattattaatgaaagtacgacttaattctctcccaatttcagtttgcCTTAAACAAAATCATAGTTTAGTTTTTTTGCAATATGaatagtttttttaaaaaagagcttctattcatacctcttgatttggtatttagacctctttttttagaattttgaaaacccaaatttatccctaaccaaaaaaaaaaaaaagaacttatCCCAACCAAGTTCTTGTTTTtggcaaagaaaataaaaataaaaaccagttCTGGTCGCTACCCAGATTAGAATAACATCCATAAGCTCCTCAAATTGTTCATGGCTTCACCTAGATGGCTAAATTTTGTAGTCAGAAAATTAAGTTTATGATATTTACATGTATATTAGATCAATTAGTTAATTGAAAACTAGCCAATTAATCAATTGTTTGATAAGCTTGTATAAATTCATGATGCTATTGATTTGTGTTTGGTTTATGATAATTGCTATTCGAGTGTGCTCAGTTTCTTTGGTTATAACAACTTCATTGTATTGAGCTCTTCAAGTGTGCTCAGTTATATGATTATGATTATTAATAATTTGTGTTTAGATTATGGCCTCCTGATCCCAAACCCTGATATTATAGCACTCCATGAAtttaattagagagagagagagagagagagagagagagagagagagagagagagagagagagagagagagagagagttgtggAGAAGATGGAAGACCAGGAGGTGTAGatagaaaaagtaaaaattatTGGGCAAAATTGGAAATCTAGTGTGCCAAAATATGAAAAGAGCTTCAATTAACAAtttaggaggtatgaatagaatcactcaaaaaaaaaaattttgattcTCAAATAAATAGTATATATtgattaaatctaattaaaaagAGTTGACGTTAGATCTTAACTAGTATTAAATACACCAATATTTTTAATGAATCcagtttaaggaaatttcaaataagatttttttgaatttacttttataTCAAATGAGGGGGCTATGTAtagaaataaattatttttattgaatTATTTTAGGTAACTTATATTAATgcaggaggtaagaagagtattttttttttctcgctTTGTTcatatttgtcttttcatatgagttgacaaaacttaataacaattgaaaaaaaatggaggtccaaatattaaatttgaaaGTTCAACTAGAACCACTCTATTCTAATCTATTCAAGGTAAACAAATACATATATGATTGTTTCTCGGTTGAAGATAAGTTGAGAAGGGAAtgtaaaaaaaggggaaaaaaaagaaaaaaaagaagaagagaagaatcgTAGTCGTATATGGCCGACAACAAAATAGCTTGACCATAGAGAGCTCAAGGAGAACCACGTTTatgaaaaacttgacattacATACAAGAGCCATAACCATAGAAGCTTTggtgttgaagaagaaaaatattatgaagAAATTGCTTTAGAAAGATTCCTAACTTATAAAAAATATCTTTTAAATTAGAATAATATTAGGAATGCTTTATATTAAATATTGATTTCAATGTCAGATCaatttcataattatatatCGAATCAACAAGACTATTTAAGAAATACATATATATCAAATATGATCTTAAGTTACTAATCATATTTGCTAATTTTACGTCCTATTCATTTTTTGCCTTTTACGTGCAAAGACATACAATATGGGCATATTAGTCAgataacaaacaaaaattattgAGGTTGAGTTagcaagataaaaaagaaaataattctAAGGTGGCATTTAGGTTATTGGATCGCAATTAACAAGAGAAATCGATGCAGATTGTAACTAATATAGggtctagtttttttttttactaagaTCAAATTATTGCACCGAGTCCCCCATTGGAACATTCAAGATATGGAACCCCCACATCATGCGTTTAAATGCTAGATTATTTTAGTGTTATTTACTGAATTATAAACGTTGCTAGGGGAGGGGCTGCAATGCCCTGTTGGTTGTCCTGGCCCCCAGCAGATTAATCTCTAGTTCTAGAAAGCCTTTAAAATATTCGGGAAAATGATAACTAAGGCTATTTTAACATGTGTTATGTTAGATTAGGTCAAACAAAATGATTTATGTTAATTcagttcatctcttagaaaccTGACATTAAAAATAAcagaaattataatttatgcCATTGTTTCTCTCCAATCTGAcaccaaaatctctctctctctctctctctctctctctctctctctctctctctctaagaacACCTCGCCAGACAACATGTCCTTCATCACTGATAccgagaaggagaaggaggagtgGATCAGCTTAATCAGATGTAGAAGCATCACTGGAACCAAAGGTGGCTTGCTGTACCTTTCCCCATTCGTAGCAATCGGGTCGCCGGATCCGCTTGACTCGTTTTCCTTTTGACATCGTCGTCTTGGAGCGAGCACATTAAAGATGTGGGTGTTCTACCTGATCTCGCTGCCCTTGACCTTATGGGTGCTATCCAGTGTACTATACTCTTGCAAACATATTCTTTCTCTGCTAGTAGCacaactctctcttcttccaaaTTCATTTTATCTTCTCTTAATTCTCTAAGGGCTTTATCTTTTCTCTCTATTTCAGTATGTAAtctccttttctcttcttctgaaCTGAATTTGTCTTCCCTTAGTTTACTAAGTCAGTGACTTAAACTGTGACACGTACTACGACATGCACTGTGACATTTAATGTGACATAAACTATCTCTAGACATGCATTGTAACATGTACTATGACATGCACTGTGCCATGAATTGTCTCCAGACATGTACTATGACATGAACTATCACTTCAAATTACACAATATGAATTCACTGTTCATGTCACAGTTTGTTGTTTCATGTCACAGTACATCGCTAATCATGTCACTTTTCGAAGCCCCAGGTGTCAACTTCATTAAAGAAAGAATTGCTTTCATTCTGTAATTGAATGAAACAAGGCAAGTGCTTGGGCATGGATTTTATGATCGAACCCAAAGAGAAAGATGTGGTCATGGATTCGTTTTCCTAATTGGAGGTAAGGAATAGATTTGAAGAACTGATGGAGGACAGGGAATGGGCGGTTATAGAGCTTGAGGGGAGGAGAGTgatagtggtggtggtggggaggGCGGAGGGCCTAAACGAGGTCTTTACCAATGGAAGAAACATATACGGTTGGCTAACCACAAACTCCACAACATCTTATGATGACACTTTTCCCTTATTGAGTAAGTTCACAATCTTCTTCACCTCATTGATTGTTCCATTGCATTTTCAGTTGCTGTCGATGAAGAACGTCCTGCCCATTTCTCGTTACTCATGAAATTGAATAATGAATGAACCAGACGATGGTAAACAATGATGACGGTGGGACCTGACGGAGTTTGGGGTAGCCCGTGATGATGGTGGACATGATTGGGCTGTGGCAGAAGTGAAGGAGAGTAGAGGACTAGAGGTGGTTTTGGCTGTGGGAGAAAAAGCGacggagaagaagagagggatTGATATGAAAAGGGTAAAActggaatgaaaattttgacaaaaatattaaaatggCTTGATTTAACAttataaatatattaaaatGGCTTGATTTAACATTATTTTAATGTGTTGTGGAGTATTTTAACATGGAGAAGTTTGGGTGATTAATTTAACATTAGGTGCTCCAAGATagagtttattttttattcaaaaaaaagatatagtttattttttattcaaaaaaaatatagagttttttttttaaatttttattttttttatttatcctATAACTTATTTATGCAAAAAATGTAAAGAGTTTTtatattggaacctccaaatttacgaTCACTTGACCTctttgctttttacacctcctattaaatttttaaatactaaaattactcactaaacctcactaagttcctcaaataacctcactcataaacaaatgattatctttaaaataaaaaacttagtcatttctatgatttaattactctataaatcttaactacatATACATACCTTAATCAAACAACATGCATAAATTGTTTttccaataaaatataaaaaaatcaaacacaagattAAGGtattgaatttcaaaaattaatttctaatcaataagaaaataacatgaactattctgtgtttttttttttttgtattttattttttttgaaaaaggatttgattttattagatatcaaagccatgaaatgaacaggccagagtctaacagaacttacataagaagaGCCGGAACAAACCGGATGTCCTATCTAAGTCAcacctaaactcattaaagtctaaatgGTCGCTCGCTGAAACAGCAAGCCAAATTAAGCAAGGATAATCTCACTTCCTAAggcaaaatcattcatctagtctaatctgcctgcactcaattgtggtacacatatcaactagaaacatcttaaaAAGTCTATAGAAATCATTCCCACTCAAGAAGGCTTGAAGTTCAGAATGTCTTGAGATTTTGATACCTTAAGCAAGCACCTGCTCTTTCCCCTTAGGGTTAGAGCTAGTACTTGCCTCAGCCTCATCAGCAGCCAATAACCTCGGCATCAGGTTGGTCTTCTTGCTCTTTAGCTTGGCAGATTctccatctttctttgcattCTTCCCTTTTCCTGCTGTCCCATATGGTAGTTTATTTACACTACCAATTGGGCGTCCCCTCTTTCTTGGTGGGTCATTGGCTGAAGGTCCCTCTAGCAAGCCCATAGTCACTGCATCCAAATTCTTCTTTCCAATAGCTAGACTCAAACGGAGTTTTTTGGGAGAGATTGTTACCTCATCATCTTCTCTAATCCTACGCATACCGGTAATTGGATGTTCATCGCCTTTTGGTTCGAGCAGTTCCCGAATTTGTACCTGTCTCTTCTGACGTCGCATGTTCATCACCGATGGAGTGAGAAGAGCTGCTGGTATACTCCGGGGCACCTGAGCCTTGAAGATTAGGGTTTGGTTATTTATCACCACCCTGTTAACATTAGGGTTTGGTACTGTGTGTTCTCGCATGACAGTCAAGGCTGTGGGTGGTGCTACTGCCCCTACCGGTGTATCATTATCTTCAACTAGCGCCGGTCCGGAACAGGGGAGGCCAACATGAGTAACTAGTCCACATGTGCCGCAGCGACCGAAGATCTTGTCATACCTGAATTGCACTACGAACTGGACTTCGTCTTCGACCCAGAAACGACGGCGGAACAACAGAGGTTTCACGTAATCGATCTCAACTCGGATGCGCATAGTCCGATTCCTGAACGCCGGACGATCGATTTCCTTAAAGTCGCCGAGCGTGCTTCCAATGAGGCGCATGATGCGCTCCGATCGGAATGCAGGTGGTATTCCTTGCAGCGTTAGCCAGTACGATGACTTCTTGAGGGGCACCTCCACTGCCGGGCTGACACCGTCGTACGGTGCAAGGGCTATCGGAGCTCGGTTATAGCCCCATGGTCCTCCTTTCCAAACACGGTCAACATCGTTTGGGTCTGTGAATGAGAACAAAACTCTGTCATCTTCTCCAACTTCCTCCACCCTGAGATTGCCATCAATCCTCCATGCAGCCCGGAACATTCCCAGGAATGATCTGCGCGAGTATTCCCTCGCTGTCAGTAATTTGCCAATCATGAAAGCCTCGGGTTGTCTCAAACCCTTGGACGGGCGCAGATCCACCGGGTTCTTCCCATCAGCAAGGGCTAGGGAGGAGGCCAGGCGGGCTGCCATTGCGTCGATCGTTGCCATTGACTTGACAAAGAGAGACAAAAACTACGCAGTCGGcaaagaaaccctaaccctaggttAGAGAGCGGCTGCGGCTTGAGAGTTCTTTCGAGAAGCAATTCATTTGTTCCAAGTTTACCtaaaaatgaaatcaaattgGTATTTTAGCtgttaaagaaaatgaagaaatcattttttcttaatgtttatttattttctctactttttgtgcctcatgattaattattaaaatatatatttttttaactgctactttttttttttttttttttttttgcaaatataatggatagacttaggTTCAGGTAATAGATTATAAtaagatttattttgtttttcctcaccaatatgcgttcaacatatatatatatatatatatatatcaatatatcatacatttttatgtcacattatcttaataatatttttaattcttattaaatatatatgaatgctttaatgagtatgtagtgaaattgaaaaatgaaaatagataaggacaATAGTAAAGAATACAAAAGataagaggctttgttagccaaaattgaacaattgtaccaaaataaccctgaaatattaataaactttcATACTCATAAAACATATAGGGATAATAGTCAATTACAagagaaacagaaaaataagaaaagaaaaaaaaaagggaaataaataaatacgtGGGAGAACTACCAACCCCATGAATAACTATGAACTGAATCCATTTTCTCTGTAGATAACTACCCACTATCTGCagataactttctatatatatatattatttttttttacaacgaAATTTTTTCTTACACACGTagagcatgtgattgcagactagtattattgaattggaaagtctacataaaataaatataatatttttttggtataattattgtccttaatagtcattttatagtaggttatatatgtcatttaataatttattatagagtgaggtcaagtgagtagatttggagctcccaatagaaacactcaaatataaaagaaaagattATGAAATTTAATTATGAAGATCTAAGTTGAAGTAATGAAATCCTAAGTTATATAAAATGGGTAATTATGTAACCATAATAATATCTTGCATGCTACATAATACATCATTGCCTATTCCTAAAATGTAAGCATTAGTTGTTTGAAACAAATGATATTTGTGGTTATCATATCGGGTATGACGGTGAGCCTATAAACTCGCAATCAATAATATATCTTTACGATTTCATTTCATTATGATGATCATTCTCATACCAAGATACCGACCATGCATGAAATAAGAATGATGAATTTGTATTCACCAAATGAAGTTATAAGTTAATCATCTTATCCGAGTTTAACTGACGCATGAAGTACAAAAACCACATTATTCTTAAATTATAGCAAGGAAATAATAGTGGTAAGACCATTGCTCATAATGTTaatgaacatataaattaaaAAGGCCCACAAGAATTTCTCACTTAGGGAAAAAACTGATCGATCGAAAGGTTAATTATCAAACAAAAGATTACCATACCTAATTGAAGAGATGATAGCAACATAATGGGGTGGTTTGGAATTTGGGAAAGAGTGGGGTTGGGTGAAGCAAAGCAAAATGAAAGTTAATATTAGCAAAAAGAAGATTAGAAAGGTCAGAAGCTTTTTCTCTGCCAAAAGTCAAACAGAGAGAGCCTAGCTATTTCACAGACCATAATCATATCTTCACCGTCGATGCACAGAGCGTTAGATTTGCACCCAAGATTCATCATCATTGCCCTAGCTCTAATAATATTTCTTTTTGGTGCCCcaaaagaaaccctagaaattgataGATAGATGAATTATTACCCTCTTATTCCTTTCGAAAAGCTTTTGCGGTGAATCATAATTCAGTTATTTATATGCACACTCGATCTTTTTTGACAGTTTTTACTTCTATTATTGTGCCCTCATATAACTGTGTTCACTTTCATAGTCATGTTCTCATGTATACTTGATCAACAAACTGTTGCACAAACTATTCATGCAACTCAGGTCAGTTTTATGACTTTTATCTAAGGGCGAATTTGAGTCGAGGCTCATGTCAGTTATAACAGACCTCatatttaattaataaaattacgTTGTCAAAAGAGAAAACAACTCTTGGCAGGACAAAAACTCCTATGAGATCAGTTGGGGTCAAATCCACAATGTCTTCAGATCGATTACTCTGACGATACCAAAACATTAGTATCAAATGGGATTTGAGGAAGCATGACAAATCATCATTTAATAGATTATTTGGTCGAGTGATGCAGAAGATAATAGAGGTACTACATTGTTATAATTttgtaaaattaaaatgtaatacgttaaaaattaaaatgataaAGAACCGGAGCAATTCCGAAACACAGGATATAAAGATGAAATTTTTGTCAGACAATCTTTTCTAATCGATAGAGAGGGCAATAACCCAGCTATGTTTACCTCACATTTACATTTGTCATTTATTGTTGACCTCTACCAAAAACAGTAAAGACCACTAACACACTTGTGAGACATGGATATTTCATGCTTTTGAGGTCAAATGGCAACATATGTTGCACTCTATATATTACTCCAAAATCCAAACCACACCAGCTTCATCAGTTTGAAGGTCTCTGTCTTAGTACTATATATAAATCacacttttcttcatttctacaCTTTTATTCGATGaatatgtgttatatatatattttttcttttcattcagTGGATCCTGAATTTCATCTTTAAATTTGAAGCGACTTTTACACACACAGACAAAAGGGTGTGAACTGTGAAAGCAGGGAAAAGCAACAAGGGAAAGTGGTAAGGTATTTGGTTATTTTCAAATCTTAAAAATTCCCTTTTTCTATCTATATATCCTAGAAGTTTGAGAGAGACACCCGTAGTCTCATGTGCTTTTAATCTAGACTGCTGCTTAATCGCCTCCCTAGATAGATATGCTTGGATAGTTAAAGACTTCAAGCTACTGTTTTTTTCGTGATCTACAcccttgagagagagagagagagagagagagagagaggaggaggaggaggaggaggagatcgaAGAAGAGATCGTCATAGATGACATCCACTACCTCACAGGCCATGCTGAACCAGCAGGGCTTGTTTGATCAGAATCAAGATCAGGCTCCTATACAGATGGGTTTCTTTTCCTACCCACCAAATAACTTGACCTTCTCTTCGTTGGGATGTCAACAATCCCTCAAAGCCTTGAGTTCCTTACCTTCTTCACTTGGTTCTGATGATCACCATGCACCGTCGACCAATCTCTCTGAAACCCTAATCCCATCTCTCAATACTCCTCTAAAGCATAGAGAAGCTCATATCACTTCTGATTTTGGAGGATCCCAACTCCTTTCTTTGCAAAGATCAAGTGCAAATCTCTGGTAAAATCTTACATGCAGTACAATCAATACTAATCATGATCATGTTAGAATAAAAGTATAATATTAACTAATTATTGATCATGGTGACGATGATGATCTTCATCTAGGTCATGGGGGGATCAGGTGAGTGAATGCCTGAGCAGCAAGAGATCATCAGGCGATATTCATGATCATCATCATGTAGGATTAGGTGTTTCAgcaatgaagatgaagaagataaagGCGATTAGGAGGAAAGTGAGGGAGCCCAGGTTTTGCTTCAAGACAATGAGCGAAGTTGATGTGCTTGATGATGGTTACAAGTGGAGGAAGTACGGACAGAAAGTGGTAAAGAACACACAGCATCCCAGGTACATAAATTCATATTCCAATTTATAAAATTTCTGTACTActacatttttgttttctgtcttTCTTTTGCTTTATGAATCGGTTGTATTTTCAAAGAAAAAGTTCAATTGTCACATTGGATTTTAGCTCCGGTTGTACCCCATACACATGATGTGtttgttcctctctctctctctcattattGACATTGTTATGATTATGATCGTTAGGCTTTTACAGGCTTTGATGCCGGAGATTTGATGGGTAGATGTGTCTGAATAATTCACAATATTATTGATAAAAGTAATAAACTccgaccaaaagaaaaaagataacaGATACACTTATAATTACATATTAGAGTCTTTGTCATTGCCAAAAAGAACTAATTATTAGTACTCTTGAATGTTAAAGTTCACAATATTTATAAAGATCATCGCCAATATATATGTTGCAAAGATTGATCAATGATAATGCTGAACTATATGGAATAGAACTTTAATCCACTGCTTTTAAGACAAAAAGAAGATTGAATAATGCACGTTTCTGAGATTATATAGCTTCTGAGTAGGTTCATCACACTAAACTGTGACCATGTATAATCATGAGCACAACACTAAGATTAATATAAGAAAATGATAATGAACATCCAGAATATCTTTTAACAGAAGAAGTGGTGGAAACcatgtatatatctatatacAGAACTTGCATGGCTCGATTTTCTTCTCTGAATGGCTTTGAAGGTGATCTTCGCTAGTTCTTGCTAAAAGTAATTTCCATTAGAATTTGTTCATTGCAGGTTTATATACGTATATTCATTAGAAGCGTGTGTgtcaatctatatatatatatatatatacacccatgtatatcatatatatcaatatatgtaCAATTATTATGTATACAGGCAATGGGTAATGAAAGTTATGTCTCAATGAGTGATTACTATATAACAATACTCTAATATTTGTGCATCCTGAGGAAAGTAACATATCTACACTATTAGGTAGTGAACTCAGTTGCCCCCCAATTATGTCTTTTCCTTTGCAGTTCCTCCTTTCCCTTATTGATTTGTGCCAGCtattaaatcttttttttttttttggcagagtGCCAGCTATTAAATCTTAgatactgattttttttttgtcttgttttTTGGGTGGGGAAAAATGTGTCAAATGTTTTTAATACATGCAGGCTTCCTCATAACATCTATTTCTGGCTGATATCGTCCTCAAACCTTTTAACAGGTTCTTAATTGAAAATTTAGAGGAAGGTTAAAACTGTGCACGTATGTCTAACATGAAGATAGTGCCATTTGCATTTTTAATAATGATTACTGAACTTGAAATTCTTGTCATAATTTTCCACCAAATGAGTAAGTCCAACAGCAAAATTCTACAGGAATCATTTGAACTTTGAATGTCCGTAAGTCTATATTATATGTCCAGCATAATCATGCATGCCTCATTTGTTGAATTCTACGGGCGCATGTCTTCTCCAACATTTTATGCTGTAAAAAGATAACTCTATACAACAAACTACAAAGTCATAATTACCTCTTCTTAGAAATATTTCTTGCCTGACATTGAAACTTTCCTCCTTTGTCTTCTAGACTAGGATTTTATCTAACCATCAATGATGAATTGACCTTTCAATTCTAGACTAGGATCATGAGTATTGAAGTTCGTATGGCATTCATATAAGACTAGTAGTTAACCCAAGATTAATGGGGACTGAATGAAGACAATGGAGAGACCAAGGTTAATTGAAATGCATGTGGCATTGTATATGCATACATGCATTCCAAATAGTTATATTAGTATTAGAAAAGggatgtttatgtttttagctaGATTGTTAGAGATTTTGCAATAATAACAGTCAAGGATATGAGTCTTCATATGCTAGTCAACAATCTGCATCATTAGAAAACATGTGCAACTTCAGGTGAGTGCTTCTTGTTTCTAACTATATATAggaagaaatatatatttatatataatatattgtgCGCAAAAGTAAAGCAGAAAATCTATTTTGAGTTGGAGATTAGAGGATAAGTAAGTCCCATAACTAATCTTCTACATACTGGGATAAATTGATACGACTTCATTTCCTATTTATGATAATTTTGCTAATTTTGCAAGGAAAGCTCTAAACTTTTTTTAGCAGACCTACCATTCTTAAGTCCATAGAAGAGCTATTGACATTTTCCAGGGTGATCTTTTATATAACTCAGTTTGATCCATGAAAGGAACCCTGAAGATATTCCACAAAAAGCATCATGTTCCCTGCTCCCTGCACCATTGTTTCACATGTTCTGTGTGATTTATCATATGCAGAAGGTTACTAAAACTCTTATATTCATGTATGCAGGAGCTATTATCGTTGCACCATGGACAACTGCCGCGTAAAGAAACGTGTAGAGAGATTAGCTGAGGACCCGAGAATGGTGATTACAACATACGAAGGGAGACACGTACATTCTCCATCTCATGATCTCGAAGATTCCCAATCTCCATCTCACCTAAATAACTTCTTTTGGTAGACTCATGTTAATGTATATGTAAAATATTATATGTCAATTAAGCTATTGAATTTGTGAAGACCATGTGATCAACGTTGAACATTAGTTATGGCCTGTGCTTTGGTTTTGTGTTAATTGACAGTGTTGGAGACGAGGATAATAAGGATCGATCTATGTGGTGCTTCAATGCCCCTTTTTGTTGGGGCTCCAGTCTCCTACTGTATGCCTAATGAATAAAACATATTGTAATTTACTCAACTACAGG is a window from the Rosa chinensis cultivar Old Blush chromosome 2, RchiOBHm-V2, whole genome shotgun sequence genome containing:
- the LOC112188521 gene encoding probable WRKY transcription factor 13; its protein translation is MTSTTSQAMLNQQGLFDQNQDQAPIQMGFFSYPPNNLTFSSLGCQQSLKALSSLPSSLGSDDHHAPSTNLSETLIPSLNTPLKHREAHITSDFGGSQLLSLQRSSANLWSWGDQVSECLSSKRSSGDIHDHHHVGLGVSAMKMKKIKAIRRKVREPRFCFKTMSEVDVLDDGYKWRKYGQKVVKNTQHPRSYYRCTMDNCRVKKRVERLAEDPRMVITTYEGRHVHSPSHDLEDSQSPSHLNNFFW